TAGTGAGATCTTATATGCAACGCTTCAAATAACTGTTAAAAAGTAATTCTGAACCTGACAGCGTCCCTTTGGAGTGGGAATTCCCTTAACTCCAGCCCTGGGGATCCCCGGAGGAGCACTGTCCTGGCTCAGGAGTTGTTCTGGGTCTGTTTTTTGCTGGCAGGGTACAGCTCTTGTGGAGACCCGCTCTGGAGACGGAGTCCCCAGAGCTTGCCACCAGACCGGGCTTGGTGGCCGCACTCCGCCGGGGGAACTCGGGGTGCCCCGCCACGATTCTTATTGCGTTTGCTTTCCCTGCCGGGGCCCGGTCCCCCCTCGCCGACGCGCGGCCCCTGAACTATTTACACAGGATGCTGGAtgattccttccccccccccgcctccccaggcATTCCGTTGAGCAGGAGTTCATCCGTGCCGCTCCTCCACATCAgcccaaaggaaataaaacacgCTCTGGCGCCGCTTTATTGCCCCCCACTCACAAAGCCGGGCAGGCCTGCGGGATGAAGGAGAAGAAGTAGTCCGTGACTCGCAGCGGCCCCGGCAGGCCGGTCCGTGAGGCGGGCCCGGGGTGAAGGCCGCCCGGGCAGGCGGCCCAACGGTCCCAACCGTCCCAACGGTCCCAACGGCCGCCACCGGGCCCGTGCCGCCGCCGGCTCAGAGGCAGACGCGGGGCCCGGGGTAGGGCTCTCCCCCGCACCAGAAGTCGGCGGCCTGCGGGGTCTCCATCAGCCAGACCTCCCGCGGCAGCCCGGCGGGCTCGGCGCCGGCCGCCGGCCCCTCCAGCAGGCGGTAGTAGTGACAGTCCCGGCCGTGCTGGGGGTCGTAGGGCGGCGCCAGGATGTCGAGGAAAGCGGCGGGCCCGTCCACGGCGTCGATCTGGTGGAGGTTGTCGGTGTGCGGCGAGAGGAGGCAAGGCGGGGAGGCCGGCGTGTAGTGCTGGCGGGAGCGGAACAGGGCGCGGTGGCAgggcccgccggcggcggcgggcggcggggcggcggcggtggcggcggggggcagcgtgTCCATGCAGGCGATGCGCAGCGTGCCGTAGAGCACCTTCAGCATGCCGTTCATGCCCGGGTGGTCGTGCAGCGGGATGCAGGCGCCGCTCCGCAGCAGGAACACCCCCATGCTGAAGCTCTCCGTTTCGCAGATGTGCATGTAGCTGACGGGAGGCACCACGCCGGACCACGGCAgacccccgcccgccgccgccgccgctgccgacGGCCCCCGCGGCGCCAAGTGCAAGTCCTCGGCGCGCACCtcatccagcagctgctgcagccggTGCAGGTTCTCCCCGAAGGCCGGCCCCGCCGGGCTGCGGAAGGTGATCCGCGCCTGCCGCGCCACCCGCTGGATCAGGGAGGCCATGTTGTCCCGGGGCATggcggcgcccggcccggccccgccgcgcccggccgcGGCAGGCGGTGCCGGCACAGCCGCTTccgcctcctccccctgcccccgccgcgcaggcgccgccgcccgccgggcaTCACGGGGATCGTAGTCCTGACCGCCTATCCGCCGCTACCGCCGCTCCACAGGGccccgcgggggccggcggcggcggccgggggaggaggagagagaggaggaggaggactacggctcccagcagggctggcggaggtgggggggcggtGGGACCGCCGGCGGCCGCCATCTTAGCGCCGCGGGGGGTGAGGCGAGGCGGGAGGGGGTGAGGGTCGCTGCCCTAGGAAGGCTCCGCTGCAGCCCCGGCCTCCCGCGGTGGGCGCTgagggatggcggcggcggcggcggggccccgccccGGTCCCTGTCCTTGCGGGTAGGGGTCTGGGCCGGCCGGGGGGTctgggcagtgccctgcctgTCGGGACGGGGAAGCCATGGTCATAAACAAGGTTCCCCTGTTTTCTGTGGGGGGTGAGGAGAAGGCGCAGGAGGGACTTTTTACTTGGTTTGTGGGTTAGCCATGTAAAACTGAGGATGGTAGCGCAAGTACAGCCTCATGGACATGTAATGGATtacataaatgtttatttttgatcACTAATACTTGTTACAGCTGAACTCCTCTGTCAAATTTATCAGATTTCACCTTATTTTCTGAGACCGCCTCTCCCATTGGGGTGTTGGATGGAGGTCTTGCTGTATGGCATGCACTGTCCTTGACAGGTCTCCTTATGTTGGTGTGATTGTATCTGAATTCGTTATCTTTATCCACAGATGAACATCAAATGAGCACACGGAGTTCCAGAGGCTGATCCTTGGAGAATCCACGTGTGACAGAAAGGATGGATAATCTCTTGGTTGGGCTCCAGCCCAGGGAAGCCTGTCTGTGGTTGTTCCAGGCTGATGGACGAAAAGGGCATAGCATTTACTCTGCCAGGGCGTTACATGcaatcttttatttcatttatatatcCGTGGCAACGATCCTGTTTCCTTCTTTTGAATACACATGACTGCGCATAGCAGATCATGCCTAGAAAATACTGTGGCTTTGAAGTCAGAAATTAACCTAATTAGTGCTGGGATTTGCTAAACAAAGTTAATCTCTGATCACAAAACTATATGGGCTCCTACCACCTTGAGTTCAGTTATTTAAGTGGGTGTTCAGCATGGTCGGTCTAGGCCCAGCTGGTTAGCATTCTGAAAAACAGCTGAATTATAATCAGATAGGACTCCTGTGGCTGCAGCCCACTGAGTTAAAAATTTGACTTAAAACTAAGGTAAACCAATGTGTTTTCTTGATTAAAAGCAAACTCGAGTCTTAAGATACACGTTAAGTAAGATACATGTGGCCTTATAGCATTCTTACATATGGTACATGAATCAGGAATACTGTACATGAATGAGAAATGTAGATGTTGTGGGCATGTGATGGCCCAGCAGAGGATGAAATACTGATGCTGTAAACGAAGATTGGTGAGTTGAGTCTCTCTTCCCAAACCTATTTCCCTCCTTCTATAAATAAATTTGGTGCACAGAGTGCAAATTAGGTCACGGCATTATTGCTTCCTCTTCACAGAGAAGGGTGTTCCTTCGAGTTGCTGCTTTCGAGTTCCACCTGAAGCTGCAAAGCATTGAACACTTCATTTCCTGTTCACACCAATGTTTAAAGTCCTTTCTCTCGCCAGTGCCAGAGTTGGGAGCATGGGGTGAAGGTCAGATGAGCATTTCTATGCCTGGCAGGATGCTTAGGATGAGGGGGCAGATGCATAGGGCCTTTAATGGCCCGTGAGCCTTTCTGTGTTGGAGTGAACGTCTGAGGGCACTGACAGTCACACCACTGCTGTATTGATTGGCAACTGGCATCTTGTAAGAAGCCAAGGGATTTCGAGGGCTCCACATTCAGTGTGCTCTTCTATTCAGTCCCCTTCTGCAGGGACAGTCAATTTAATTATGGAGGTATGGGCTGGCTATTATTGTTATCAGTGATAATGGTAAATTATCCTTCTATTGGCTTAAGCTATCCATTTGTGTCCTGCCTCAGCAATTACATTTTATGCTTGCAAGGGATTGCGAGAATGCTTACTTTTGAACACACTGGTTCTTTTTCTATGCAGCACAAAAATAAGCCGTTTTGTGGAAACAGAAATGCTTGGTAGGACATTGTGCACTTGGAGTAATGTACAGTCGTAAGAAAGATCAGCATGGAAAACCAGGATCCTGAGTTCTGGTCTCAGCCTGATCTTGACTTGCTGGGTGATATTAGGTGAGTTACTTGACCCTTTAGTGCTTATCGCTCTGTAAACCATGAATTACACGTCCTGTGTACAAGGATGTTTATTAAGATTTTAAGAACATCTTTATGTGAACATTCCTGGTGCCACGTTACGTCGGTGATAAGTTTATATTTTGCATAATTGATCACCAAATGATCCTCAATGTTTTTAACTGCTGTATATTGATTCCCATTTCTGGCAGATACAGACAAAAATATGTCCTTCGCACTTAACGTTCTAGTTAAATGCTGTATCACACCCACATTTTTCAGtgcagtaatattaaaaaaaaaccccaaaacaaacaacaaacaacctcaaaagaaaagcaagctgtcCAGCCAACTGACAATTAAAttgatgtgttttttcttctgaaaggccATATTCTTAACTGGCCTGTACCATCTGAAGTGGacgtgaagaaaagaaaaaagtaaatcgCGGTGTAATTGCTTGGCTGGGCTTTGAGATTGCTTTGTGCTGGTGATGCAATGACCAAAGTTCAGCCCAGTGGTTTTATGATACAACCAGTGTGAGTGAGGTCAGGTTCAGGTTACGGTTTTGGTctcctgctgtgtttgtttttttccccacatgcagAAGGAGAATGTGTTGAGAAGAGTTACAGCTATTTCCTCCTATCCAACCCCCCTATTTCTAGGTTCCTCTCCTTTCTACCTGAACTCTCCTGTGGGATTGGCGGTTTTTCAGCTACtctcttttttgttgctgttatgtTCCCCCCGCCAAGTTTGTGAAATATCCCTTGctcattttcactttcttctagGGGTTGCTTCGCAGATCCTCTTAATTTGGTTTGAGAAGTTAGAATCACCTGTAACTATCAGGTAAAACAACAGTCTTGAATGGAAGAAAATGACAGCCGCCCGCTTAGAAGGTCAGTTGTTAGCTGTAACTAAATGTTGTGTCACGATGATAGAATATTTTACAAGGTGTAGAACTTGGACGGGCAGTACAGAAACCATGCTCCGTTATAATGTTGCCAATGGCTGCAGATGTGTGTTTACATAGGACAAAAAATAAGAATCTGTGTCAAAGAACAGCATTTTTGCACTGTTCCTGCCACTGGTTCTGTAAGagtatatattaatttttattttatagctaCCACTAATCAAGGAGATGGATATGAACGCTAGCCAAACATGATTCAGATGAGAACAAGACTAAAAACAGAGAAGACAAACAACATGTCCGTAACATTTGCTGGCTCTCCATAATGCCTTACGTAAAAGAAAGTTGGTTATCAGTTATTCATCAGGGAATTTATATATCGGTAGAAATACAGAGGAGTGCTAGCTAGAACTGTACTGAAATCAAAAGGGGAGTTAGGTTCATATAGATACCAAACTTCAAGGAGATCTATGTAACATTAAGACTGCCACCCACCTTTACCACTTGTTCACTGACACATATCCTGTATTCCATTAACCACGTAATTCACCCCTCGCTGCACTCTTCATTTGTTGTAGCCTCTCAGTTAAATGCACTATTTCTATATAAAGCCCATCATTAATGAATTTTATTGACAGGTTGCTACTGAACAGCCTAGAGCGGGAGTTGGAGTGACTCAGAACAGGGAAGGCTGTGCAGCATGCAACTCCCTGTGCATGAATTTGCAGAGATAACGAGACGCATTCTCATCTTCTGAGTTTAGCTCCGCTGATTTCATGCTTTCCACTGGTGCAAATCAGATCCCTGCTGATGTCTCTGACGCTGCCCAGCTTAGACTgtggtggtgggtgctgtgggttAGTCATGGCCTTATTCCTTCTGAACTCTTTGACTGTCTAGGGCTGATCCTGGCTGTGAGGAAGACAGCGTTTACCAGTGTGGTTAGAAACTGCCCTCCCTTCTTGGTGTGTAGCTTGCAGGAAGGCATCTCTGGCCAGGGCCACTTTTGTGGTGTCACCCTTAGCCACTGCAGCTGGGAGCTGCCTGATGCTTTCGCCAGTTGTATGCAATGgtgacaaaaaagaaagagagtgagAGGGAGAAATCCCCTAATGACTGTGGAGGGAGTTACTGCTTGACTTTTCTAAGTTTTTAACGTTTTCTAAAGGTAATGTCATTATATAATCTGGGAAAAATATGACCTTTATGTCTAAAATTTAGAAATACATTCAAGAATATTGTTGAAATGTCCAGAACCCTGAGTGCTCAGATACAGGCAGGAAggtaaaaaaagatttattttttttttttttttataattactgAGATGAAAGAATCTCACAGCTCAATTTGCAAGTGTAATTCTGAGTCCACAAAAAGCTGTATTGTCACTCTTATTATTGGcataactttcaaaataaaataccaaCATGAATGCATATGGATACTATGTTATGAAGAAGGTAATTAGAAATAAATGGGAATCATTGATTAAACTGGTTAATCTTACAATGTACAGAACACTGTAATTGGGTCCATCACATTTAGTCTTTTAACTGACAGCAGAAAAGGCACAGTTAAAGATGTGGTATGTTTACTTGTTATTTCTTCCCTGAGTATCTTTATCTCTGGTTGTATTAAAATAATCTGATGTTTTACTTAAGTGCATTCAGAAGCAGCGAAATGCATAGAAGTCATTTATCATTTTATTGATAGAAGTTACTGTTAACTTACAAGCTTGATGCTACCTGTTGGGAAAGTTGACATCTGTTTCCCGGGATAGTTGGTGCAGAATGGAAGGCACACTTGGGTGTCGTCCTGATGCTTTATTAGCATGAGGGGTCTGCCTCCTGCCTGGAAGGCCCTGGCCAGCCGTGGAGTGGAGCACCCAGAGTCCCTCCTGCTGTTGTAATTTCTTGGGCTTAGGGTGTGGCCCTCTCCACCATTTTTGAAACCACTTCTGTGTAGGTCCTTTGAATTCTGTCACTGTCTGCTAGATCCATAAGGCCCCTCCAGCCTCTATTACATCAGTGCTGAACtccacttgggttttttttcctctttctgttactttttcagAGAATCCCGAGGGTCCCGTTTGGTCGCTcagtgggagagcagagggtggGAGAAAGCTTGCAAGGTCACCTCTGTTTGGAAGCAGCTCCCTTGGCCTTCAGCCCTCCCCTTCACAGCTGGCTTTTAAATGTCAAGAGAAGGTTTTGTTGATGTGGCCCAGGGGAAAGGCCCACTTAGTGTACAGAGGCTCTGCAGAGTCCTCGTCATTGGGCAGTGATGAGAAAAGCTGCTCCATGGTAGGGAAAGCCTTATGTTTCTCTCTCGGTGCATTACCACCGACTGCAGTGCCGTATTTACTTTTGCCGGCTTTGAGATAGGTGCAGTATATAAGCACTTTTGTGCTAGGGTGGGGTGTGATCCTGCTCTGTTGGAGCCCAAGAGCTGGAAGTATACTGTTTACTAACTGGGGTCCCAGAGGGTGCAAGGTGTGGGTCTACCACTGCTTGTCCTACACTAAGTAGTGATCACACGCTGACTTTTAGGCAACCTCACTAGCAAGGTCTAAAGTAATCCTATTTCTGTGGCTTCAGGAGTTACTGCTGTGCTGCTGAGTCACTGTAACCTGCTTGGCGCTCACTCATAGCCAGTGCTCACTGCCAGAAATGCTTTAGCACAGACTATCTTTAAGCTAAGCCTTTCTTCACAATCGCAAGTGAATACTGGGAATGGTCATGACACAGGCGATAAGCAGTAACGCGTGAAGCCATAGTAACTTGATTGCCTTTGGTTATACATGTAACACAGTAAGAATCTCTTTTCAGCAAGAGAGagaacttttttcatttcttaacaaTTTGGGATCAAATTTATCCCAGTGGAGTTCTATACAGGGTAAATTGATAGTGCTAAAATtaagaaggaaagaataaataatttttaaggaaTAGCTAAGGAACATTTTTCTACTTTGAATAAATAACAGATACATTTTTTTGTGGAAAGACTTAGTGTTcagcagaaaaagagataaaCGGTAAAATTTACTGGGTAATTTTACCCAGTAAATACTGGTAAAACCCCATCATTTTACTGGGTAAAAGGACAGGGAAATTTCTTTCACTATTTTCAGGTGTTTGTAGTGTTTAGGTTAATCAGTAAATCTGGTAAAATCCTTCTTTGTCCCATAGGTAGAGGGTCCGTATGAAACTTGAGGCCtccgggaggaggaaggaagttTTATGCAAGCGTTTGAACAACGCAGGTGGACtgagggaagcagaagaaaaaggccaGGTCCCACAGGACAGTTACAGCCACCCACGCAGCAGTGTTGATCTCTCTCTGAGTCGTGGTTATCAACCAGGATTTGACTACTTCCAAGATGAAAGtattaaaatagaagaaaatcgATTAGAAAATGTTGACAATTAGTTAGTAGAGGGAAATGTcgaggaaaaaagagaaggaaggaagggatgccaatGTGGATAAAATGTCAGCGAAAGAGGTCAGGGGGATGTTCCAGCGAAGCAGCACACAGAGGTGAGTTGGTATTTGAACGTGCAGGGAATGAGGCAAGGAGGGAACAGGGCAGTTTGGTTCCATGATGTACGGTTGGAGGCTAAACAGCTGTTAAAGGGAACATACAAAGGCATTTGGAAAATGAGTGCTGTGTGTAGGCAAGGTTTTGAAGTGTGGATGGAAATGATGACACAAaaattttagtttctttaaaaatgaagaaagtagTTTTAATGCTGTGTTGGAGGACAAAGTGAAAAGTTGCAAGTCTGAAAATGGCAAATGCTTGCCCAGAGCTATAAACGTGACCATCACTGTTTGTGCTCTAGTACTCAGAGTATTTACATGACCACATGctctttttcagttaaaataatatatttggcAGTAACATACCACTTCTGCACTATGCTACAGTGTGCATAGGTATATCTTCAGATGACTGAGGAAAAAACCTAAATGTTACTGAGGTACAAAGGGAAATTAGTTCAGATATTTAGTATCTAgattttacttttgtatttcaCAGCATGGTAGCAAAAACATGGCagatttttcttggaaaattaGGATGCATTCCAGCAGAAACTGATGTGGAGACTcagctttttctaaaaaataGCTTCCACTATTCCCTGTAGCTCAGAATTTAGAGCTTG
The sequence above is a segment of the Larus michahellis chromosome 6, bLarMic1.1, whole genome shotgun sequence genome. Coding sequences within it:
- the ADO gene encoding 2-aminoethanethiol dioxygenase, with translation MPRDNMASLIQRVARQARITFRSPAGPAFGENLHRLQQLLDEVRAEDLHLAPRGPSAAAAAAGGGLPWSGVVPPVSYMHICETESFSMGVFLLRSGACIPLHDHPGMNGMLKVLYGTLRIACMDTLPPAATAAAPPPAAAGGPCHRALFRSRQHYTPASPPCLLSPHTDNLHQIDAVDGPAAFLDILAPPYDPQHGRDCHYYRLLEGPAAGAEPAGLPREVWLMETPQAADFWCGGEPYPGPRVCL